The following proteins come from a genomic window of Pyxidicoccus sp. MSG2:
- a CDS encoding glycoside hydrolase family 88 protein, translated as MTSGQYLKRIVAVLCLGMLVLVPRAEAFSDADAVKVIGFARSQLADTTVEMPDATWSPKAGQSDGTWSRRRNTDLIEWTQGFFPGSMWFMFQVGSEPLWRDRADRWTRTLELQKTNRQTHDLGFKLFLSFGNAYRLTGDTYYRDVLLTAAESLASRYNSQVGIISCCDWNSAWQVPLVTDTMMNLELLLWASQNGGRPEWRTMAVNHALKTLQDAVRADGSSFHYVDYSRTTGAIRSRGTYQGYSASSTWARGHVWLIYGYTMVYRYTGDTRMLDAARKVTDWYLARLPADMVPNWDFNAPTLSKDSSAAAAAASALLELSSLETDATRRTRYRDAALRTLDSLVSSAYFAEGTNSPGLLLHGVGNFPAGKEINTTLIYGDYYFLEAVLRFNPKPPYPWYSKTSFFQSQHLLGTTNTGVRTIEFDINPRAFPQDGTVGYADSSTEIAGYGSLPLTVRMNTDGYFDVRNGGGYSVLTRVPYVSGQTYHVRILVDLPAQRYSVWVRPPGGSEIRIADRYVFRTGAPAINDIGRVSVRTVIENSDFRVLGHKVVAGSAATVTAPEPEAEVLPASLLDSMGGFERDEAAREDGEAAGPREGDGPPGVVEDATPPPDPAPTPAPDESVPDVVVDESVGGCGVTAAAPLPLALLTLAGLALRGRRRRAAR; from the coding sequence ATGACATCCGGTCAGTATTTGAAAAGAATTGTCGCGGTGCTGTGTCTGGGAATGCTGGTGCTGGTTCCCCGGGCAGAGGCCTTCAGCGACGCGGACGCGGTGAAGGTGATTGGCTTCGCGCGCAGCCAGCTCGCGGACACCACGGTGGAGATGCCGGACGCGACCTGGTCGCCCAAGGCGGGCCAGTCGGACGGGACGTGGAGCCGGAGGCGCAACACGGACCTCATCGAGTGGACGCAGGGCTTCTTCCCCGGAAGCATGTGGTTCATGTTCCAGGTGGGCAGCGAGCCCCTGTGGAGGGACCGCGCGGACCGCTGGACGCGGACCCTGGAGCTGCAGAAGACCAACCGGCAGACGCACGACCTGGGCTTCAAGCTCTTCCTCAGCTTCGGCAACGCGTACCGGCTCACCGGTGACACGTACTACCGCGACGTGTTGCTCACGGCCGCCGAGTCGCTCGCGTCCCGGTACAACTCGCAGGTGGGCATCATCAGTTGCTGCGACTGGAACTCCGCCTGGCAGGTGCCGCTCGTCACCGACACGATGATGAACCTGGAGCTGCTGCTGTGGGCATCGCAGAACGGCGGACGACCGGAGTGGCGGACGATGGCCGTCAACCACGCGCTCAAGACGCTCCAGGACGCGGTGCGCGCGGATGGCAGCTCCTTCCACTACGTGGATTACAGCCGCACCACGGGGGCCATCCGCTCCCGGGGCACCTACCAGGGGTACTCGGCCAGCTCCACCTGGGCGCGCGGGCACGTGTGGCTCATCTATGGGTACACCATGGTCTACCGGTACACGGGTGACACGCGCATGCTGGACGCGGCGCGCAAGGTGACGGACTGGTACCTGGCCCGCCTGCCTGCGGACATGGTGCCCAACTGGGACTTCAACGCGCCCACCCTGTCGAAGGACTCCTCCGCGGCGGCGGCCGCCGCGTCCGCGCTGCTGGAGCTGAGCAGCCTGGAGACGGACGCCACCCGCAGGACGCGCTACCGCGACGCGGCGCTGCGCACGCTCGACTCGCTGGTGTCCTCCGCGTACTTCGCCGAGGGCACCAACAGCCCGGGCCTGCTGCTGCACGGCGTGGGGAACTTCCCGGCGGGGAAGGAAATCAACACCACGCTCATCTACGGCGACTACTACTTCCTGGAGGCGGTGCTGCGCTTCAACCCGAAGCCGCCGTACCCCTGGTACTCGAAGACGTCCTTCTTCCAGAGCCAGCACCTGCTCGGCACCACCAACACGGGCGTGCGCACCATCGAGTTCGACATCAACCCGCGCGCCTTCCCGCAGGACGGCACGGTGGGCTACGCGGACAGCTCCACGGAGATTGCCGGGTACGGAAGCCTGCCGCTGACGGTGCGCATGAACACGGATGGCTACTTCGACGTGCGCAACGGAGGAGGCTACTCGGTGCTCACCCGGGTGCCGTACGTCTCGGGGCAGACGTACCACGTGCGCATCCTCGTGGACCTGCCCGCGCAGCGCTACAGCGTCTGGGTCCGCCCGCCGGGAGGGAGCGAGATTCGGATTGCCGACCGCTATGTCTTCCGCACCGGAGCCCCGGCCATCAACGACATCGGCCGGGTGTCGGTGAGGACGGTCATCGAGAACAGCGACTTCCGCGTGCTGGGGCACAAGGTGGTCGCCGGTTCGGCAGCGACTGTCACCGCCCCCGAGCCCGAGGCCGAGGTGCTCCCGGCCTCGCTGCTGGACAGCATGGGAGGCTTCGAGCGGGACGAGGCCGCCCGCGAGGACGGCGAGGCCGCGGGGCCGCGCGAGGGAGACGGGCCGCCGGGAGTGGTGGAGGACGCCACGCCGCCGCCGGACCCGGCGCCCACTCCGGCTCCGGACGAGAGCGTGCCCGACGTAGTGGTGGATGAGTCCGTCGGGGGCTGCGGCGTCACGGCGGCGGCGCCCCTCCCGCTGGCCCTGCTCACGCTCGCGGGCCTGGCCCTGCGCGGCAGGCGCAGGCGCGCGGCACGCTGA
- a CDS encoding aldo/keto reductase, whose protein sequence is MERRPLGRTGLQVSVLGFGAGHVGSPDLAEADAAALLHGVLDSGINLVDTAPGYGLSEERIGRHLHGRRSEFVLSTKCGYGVPGVEDWTPECITRGVDQALQRLRTDVLDVVHFHSCPVDVLQRPGLIDALVRAVEAGKVRAAAYSGDNAALEYALGTGAFTVVQTSVNLFDQRAIDRGVAWAREKGVGVIAKRPLGNAPWRFNERPGAHDIGEYWHRMRTLALDSHGLDWGELALRFAAHVPGVSTCIVGTGRMDNLRRNLRALEQGPLPTDFVDTIRDAFRRNDAGWDGMI, encoded by the coding sequence ATGGAGCGCCGCCCCCTGGGAAGGACGGGACTGCAGGTGTCCGTGCTCGGCTTTGGCGCGGGACACGTGGGCAGTCCGGACCTCGCGGAGGCGGACGCCGCCGCGCTGCTGCACGGCGTGCTGGACTCGGGCATCAACCTCGTCGACACAGCGCCCGGCTATGGGCTGTCGGAGGAGCGCATCGGCCGGCACCTGCACGGCCGCCGCTCCGAGTTCGTCCTGTCCACCAAGTGCGGCTACGGCGTGCCGGGTGTGGAGGACTGGACGCCCGAGTGCATCACCCGCGGCGTGGACCAGGCCCTCCAGCGGCTGCGCACCGACGTGCTCGACGTGGTGCACTTCCACTCGTGCCCCGTGGACGTGCTCCAGCGGCCCGGCTTGATTGACGCCCTGGTGCGCGCCGTGGAGGCAGGCAAGGTGCGCGCCGCCGCCTACTCCGGGGACAATGCCGCGCTGGAGTACGCGCTGGGCACCGGCGCCTTCACCGTGGTGCAGACCTCCGTCAATCTCTTCGACCAGCGCGCCATCGACCGGGGCGTGGCATGGGCCCGGGAGAAGGGCGTGGGCGTCATCGCCAAGCGGCCTTTGGGCAATGCCCCCTGGCGCTTCAACGAGCGCCCCGGCGCGCATGACATCGGTGAGTACTGGCACCGGATGCGCACCCTGGCGCTCGACTCGCACGGACTGGACTGGGGCGAACTGGCGCTGCGCTTCGCCGCCCATGTGCCCGGCGTGTCCACCTGCATCGTGGGCACCGGGCGGATGGACAACCTGCGGCGGAACCTGCGGGCGTTGGAGCAGGGCCCGCTGCCCACGGACTTCGTCGACACCATCCGCGACGCCTTCCGCCGCAATGACGCTGGTTGGGACGGGATGATTTGA
- a CDS encoding substrate-binding domain-containing protein gives MKPKVLIIIGFLAAVGGVFYLTAQRGVGSQGGTAPQGSEPAARGEVTEISFLYSTEKKDWVESAAASFQREHPDIKVSLVGKGSLDAAQAILDGREKPTVWSPADSAVLRMLESDWATEPSRGPLFATDGEGAPQPLVITPLVFVVWEDRAEVLQKANEGKAVSWKAIHKAVASDQGWPAIGGKPEWGFVKLGHTDPTRSNSGLQALLLATLEYYNKRSGLTVGDLLDPKYQEWMKQLEKGVTRFETSTGTFMTDMVRFGPSKYDIAVVYENLAISQIANAQGRWGNLKVYYPALTLWSDHPAGVLQGDWVTPKQKAAALEWLRYLRSRPVQERALAFGFRPADPAVPLKTQDASNPFTRLASHGIQVDVPPVAEVPEGPVVRNLLTMWSRVVAASR, from the coding sequence ATGAAGCCCAAGGTCCTCATCATCATCGGGTTCCTCGCCGCGGTCGGCGGGGTCTTCTATCTGACCGCCCAGCGCGGCGTGGGCTCCCAGGGTGGCACCGCCCCTCAGGGTTCCGAGCCGGCCGCGCGCGGTGAGGTGACGGAAATCTCCTTCCTCTACAGCACGGAGAAGAAGGACTGGGTGGAGTCCGCCGCGGCGTCGTTCCAGCGCGAGCACCCGGACATCAAGGTCAGCCTCGTGGGCAAGGGCTCGCTGGACGCGGCGCAGGCCATCCTCGACGGCCGCGAGAAGCCCACGGTGTGGAGCCCCGCGGACAGCGCGGTGCTGCGCATGCTGGAGTCGGACTGGGCCACCGAGCCCTCGCGCGGGCCGCTCTTCGCCACCGACGGCGAGGGCGCGCCGCAGCCGCTGGTGATTACGCCGCTCGTCTTCGTCGTATGGGAAGACCGGGCGGAGGTGCTGCAGAAGGCCAACGAGGGGAAGGCCGTGTCGTGGAAGGCCATCCACAAGGCGGTGGCCAGCGACCAGGGTTGGCCCGCCATCGGCGGCAAGCCGGAATGGGGCTTCGTGAAGCTGGGCCACACGGACCCGACGCGCTCCAACTCCGGGCTCCAGGCGCTGTTGCTGGCGACGCTGGAGTACTACAACAAGCGCAGCGGCCTGACGGTCGGTGATTTGCTGGACCCGAAGTACCAGGAGTGGATGAAGCAACTGGAGAAGGGCGTCACCCGCTTCGAGACGTCCACGGGCACGTTCATGACGGACATGGTCCGCTTCGGCCCGTCCAAGTACGACATCGCCGTGGTGTACGAGAACCTGGCGATTTCGCAGATTGCCAACGCCCAGGGCCGGTGGGGCAACCTGAAGGTCTACTACCCGGCCCTCACGCTGTGGAGCGACCACCCCGCGGGCGTGCTCCAAGGCGACTGGGTGACACCGAAGCAGAAGGCGGCGGCGCTGGAGTGGCTGCGCTATCTGCGCAGCCGGCCCGTGCAGGAGCGAGCGCTGGCCTTCGGCTTCCGGCCCGCGGACCCGGCGGTGCCGCTGAAGACGCAGGACGCGAGCAACCCCTTCACGCGGCTCGCGTCGCACGGCATCCAGGTGGACGTGCCCCCCGTGGCGGAGGTGCCCGAGGGTCCCGTCGTTCGTAACCTGCTCACCATGTGGTCCCGCGTGGTGGCCGCATCGCGGTAG